The genomic DNA CGCGCCTCCGTCCCCGCCGAGATCCCGCCGCCCTCCGAGCACGCGTACTACGACTTCGAGGCCAAGTACATCGACTCCACCCCCGGCCTCGTGCCGGCCCCGCTGACGGCCGAGGAGACCGCCGAGGTCCAGCGCCTGGCCGTGGCGGCGTTCGACGCGGCCTCCTGCGAGGGGCTGGTGCGGGCGGACTTCTTCCTCACCGAGGACGACGGGTTCGTCATCAACGAGATCAACACCATGCCCGGATTCACGCCGATCTCCATGTACCCGCAGATGTGGCAGGCGAGCGGCGTGAGCTACCCGGAGCTGGTGGACCGGCTGGTCCAGGCGGCGCTGCGGCGCCCCACGGGACTGCGCTGACGCTTTTCGCGCCGTGACCACAGAGAAGGCGACTCCCTCGGGGGTCGCCTTCTCGCAGTATGATCAGCGGGTTTCCTGTCCGGTCCGGGAACCGTCATCGACTTGCCGTCGTCTGCTGAGGAACAGCACGCGGCGGCGATCAACGGGACGGGACCGAGCGGCGGAGAGGGGGCAGGAGCTAGAGATGGACGACCGGACAGGTCAGAGTGCGGGTGATGCCGTCCACTTGCTGGACCTTGGCGACCACCATGCGACCCAGTTCGTCGACGGTGTCCGACTGGGCGCGGACGATGACGTCGTAAGGTCCTGTCACGTCCTCCGCCTGGATCACACCAGGGAGCTTGCTGATCGTCTCGGCGACGGTCGACGCCTTGCCGACCTCCGTCTGGATCAAGATGTACGCCTGTACCACGGAACCTCCAGAGCGGCCACGAGGATCATGTGGGGAAAAGGAACGCCACGGTATCGCGTAGCCGCTCTCCGCGGGGAGACCCGCGGGCCGCGGACCTCGCGCGTCGGGGTGCCGGAAGGACGCGAGTTGACGATCACGCCGACCGTGGCGACGGTCATTCCGACCGTAACGAGGACAGAGATGACGCGCGACCGGGCACGGACACGGGCACGGACAGGGACTGGGACAGAAGGGGAGCCAAGGCGATGAAGGGCACTGTTGGTGAGCTGGGGGAGTTCGGGCTCATCAGGGAGCTCACCTCCCGTCTCACCACCACCCCGGCGGTCCGGGTGGGTCCCGGCGACGACGCCGCGGTGGTGGCCGCGCCCGACCGCAGGGTGGTGGCCAGCACCGACATCCTCGTCGAGGGACGGCACTTCCGCCGTGACTGGTCCACCGCGTACGACGTGGGCCGCA from Streptomyces sp. CB09001 includes the following:
- a CDS encoding Lrp/AsnC ligand binding domain-containing protein; this encodes MVQAYILIQTEVGKASTVAETISKLPGVIQAEDVTGPYDVIVRAQSDTVDELGRMVVAKVQQVDGITRTLTCPVVHL